The following are from one region of the Hydrogenophaga sp. BPS33 genome:
- a CDS encoding heme ABC transporter ATP-binding protein produces the protein MNARHFDAVLAVPVLSEREDLCARGVGVCAAGRALLQGVDLQLVPGDVGAILGPNGAGKSTLLSVLAGLRAPDSGQVTLNGHAVTPAQVHRLARHRAVLPQDTAVAFDFQVQDVVALGRYPHHLQPSRQEAAIVQAALQATGVAHLAQRAIASLSGGERARAQLARVMAQIWEPCADGAPRWLLLDEPTAALDLRHQHETLGMVRRWAREQGVGVLAVLHDPNLALRYADRLWVLDQGALRASGHPARVLRPALVQEVWKVQASTVRAADGVPQLLIAAAVPHMPGKDHNL, from the coding sequence GTGAACGCGCGCCATTTTGACGCTGTGCTCGCGGTCCCCGTGTTGAGCGAGCGCGAGGACCTGTGCGCGCGTGGTGTGGGCGTGTGCGCCGCCGGCCGCGCGCTGCTGCAAGGGGTGGACCTGCAACTCGTCCCCGGTGATGTGGGGGCCATCCTCGGCCCCAACGGCGCGGGCAAGTCCACCCTGCTCTCGGTGCTGGCGGGCCTGCGCGCGCCCGACAGTGGCCAGGTCACCCTCAACGGCCACGCCGTGACGCCGGCTCAAGTGCACCGGCTCGCGCGCCACCGCGCGGTGTTGCCGCAGGACACGGCAGTGGCCTTCGACTTTCAGGTGCAGGACGTGGTGGCGCTCGGGCGCTACCCGCACCATCTGCAGCCCTCGCGACAGGAGGCCGCGATCGTGCAGGCCGCCCTGCAGGCCACCGGCGTGGCCCACCTGGCGCAGCGCGCCATCGCCAGCCTGAGCGGCGGTGAACGCGCACGCGCGCAGCTCGCACGGGTGATGGCTCAGATCTGGGAGCCCTGCGCCGATGGCGCGCCGCGCTGGCTCCTGCTCGACGAGCCCACCGCCGCGCTCGATTTGCGCCACCAGCACGAGACCCTGGGCATGGTGCGGCGCTGGGCGCGCGAACAAGGCGTGGGCGTGCTCGCGGTGCTGCACGATCCCAACCTCGCATTGCGCTATGCCGACCGCTTGTGGGTGCTCGACCAGGGTGCGTTGCGCGCCAGCGGCCACCCGGCGCGTGTGCTGCGGCCTGCGCTGGTGCAGGAGGTCTGGAAGGTACAGGCCAGCACCGTCCGCGCGGCCGACGGCGTGCCGCAATTGCTCATCGCGGCCGCTGTGCCGCACATGCCAGGGAAGGACCACAACCTATGA
- a CDS encoding TonB-dependent hemoglobin/transferrin/lactoferrin family receptor: protein MSASHSPRFLSHSRRALSPLCAACLALLAGSAAAQASGPGTLREVVVSGSRSERAIEEVPASVDVITGEDLDPARVQDIRDLAREVPNMSVRRAAQRFAAVNGPQVGSNGREGNAGFNLRGLDGNRVLLTVDGIRVPRELTSGVFGSASFGRDYYDLGLISRVEIVRGASSALYGSDGLAGMVAMFTTEPKDLLKTGQTFGGRVGVRASSEERGRGVGVTLVGQPSDTVQWLGSVQLGRSEALENLGENHALNSNRTAPNPQKDKSVSALGKVVLTPGGGQRHTLTLEHVDKSGEIEAYSGRSATATGVLDLDGTSDMQRTRLSWDGRFKLGTAWADELRATVGYQQAESQEVASELRTSPPPTSRSRDVTYNEKLWQGVLQAEKTRALGADWSQKLVYGADVSVSKMDNLVTGTGAPGYESYPLKRFPPTRETNAALFVQSEFATDRWSVIPALRYDRFDLKAANHALYPLQAASLSDTAFSPKLGVIFRPAQELHLFANVAAGFKAPSALQLNNNFQNIPASYRTVPNPNLKPETSRTLELGARDKVGPVQWEAAVFSGRYKDFIDELVPVSGTAGNPLDPLTYQAINRGQVRLSGFELKGKLVLGSATDLRLAYGQTKGKDTRLGAPLNSVNPARLVLGVDHRLGDWKLGASLAYTAKKARSDINTASPNIANQFAPPSYTTLDLRASWQVNRSTRLSAAIHNVTDRKYWEWGNVVGVASNSPVLDAYTAPGRAISLALVTEF, encoded by the coding sequence TTGTCTGCTTCCCATTCCCCTCGCTTCCTTTCCCATTCCCGGCGTGCGCTCAGCCCTTTGTGCGCGGCCTGCCTCGCGCTGCTGGCTGGTTCTGCCGCGGCGCAAGCCAGCGGCCCTGGCACTTTGCGCGAAGTGGTCGTGAGCGGCTCGCGCAGCGAGCGCGCGATCGAAGAGGTGCCGGCCAGCGTCGACGTGATCACTGGCGAGGATCTTGATCCCGCGCGCGTGCAGGACATCCGCGATCTCGCGCGCGAAGTTCCCAACATGAGCGTGCGCCGAGCAGCGCAGCGCTTTGCCGCGGTCAACGGCCCGCAAGTGGGCTCCAACGGGCGCGAGGGCAATGCCGGCTTCAACCTGCGCGGCCTCGACGGCAATCGCGTGCTGCTCACGGTGGACGGCATCCGCGTTCCGCGCGAACTCACCAGTGGCGTGTTCGGCTCGGCTTCGTTTGGCCGCGACTATTACGACCTGGGCCTCATCTCGCGCGTGGAAATCGTGCGCGGCGCCAGTTCTGCGCTCTACGGCTCCGACGGACTCGCTGGCATGGTGGCGATGTTCACCACCGAGCCCAAGGATTTGCTCAAGACCGGACAGACCTTCGGCGGACGTGTGGGCGTGCGGGCCAGTTCCGAGGAACGCGGCCGCGGCGTGGGCGTCACGCTGGTCGGCCAGCCCAGCGATACCGTGCAGTGGCTGGGCAGCGTGCAACTCGGCCGCAGCGAGGCGCTGGAGAACCTGGGCGAGAACCATGCGCTCAACAGCAACCGCACGGCGCCCAATCCACAGAAGGACAAGAGTGTGTCCGCGCTGGGCAAGGTCGTTCTGACGCCCGGAGGTGGACAGCGGCACACGCTGACGCTCGAGCACGTGGACAAGTCCGGTGAGATCGAGGCGTACAGCGGCCGCAGTGCCACCGCGACCGGTGTGCTGGATCTCGATGGCACCAGCGACATGCAGCGCACGCGTCTCAGTTGGGATGGCCGCTTCAAGCTCGGCACAGCCTGGGCCGACGAGTTGCGCGCCACCGTGGGCTACCAGCAGGCCGAATCGCAAGAGGTGGCGAGCGAGTTGCGCACATCGCCGCCACCCACCAGCCGTTCGCGCGACGTCACGTACAACGAGAAACTTTGGCAAGGCGTGCTGCAGGCCGAAAAAACGCGTGCACTGGGCGCCGACTGGAGCCAGAAGCTGGTGTATGGCGCCGATGTGTCGGTCTCGAAGATGGACAACCTCGTCACCGGCACCGGCGCGCCGGGCTACGAGAGCTACCCGCTCAAGCGCTTCCCGCCGACACGCGAGACCAACGCCGCACTGTTCGTGCAGAGTGAATTCGCCACCGACCGCTGGAGCGTGATTCCGGCGCTGCGCTACGACCGCTTCGACCTCAAGGCCGCGAACCATGCGCTGTACCCGTTGCAGGCCGCCAGCCTGTCGGACACCGCGTTTTCGCCCAAGCTCGGTGTGATCTTCCGCCCAGCGCAGGAACTCCATCTGTTCGCCAACGTGGCCGCCGGCTTCAAGGCGCCGAGCGCGCTGCAGCTCAACAACAATTTCCAGAACATCCCGGCGAGCTACCGCACCGTTCCCAACCCGAACCTCAAGCCCGAGACCAGCCGCACGCTGGAGCTGGGCGCGCGCGACAAGGTGGGGCCGGTGCAGTGGGAGGCCGCGGTCTTCAGCGGCCGCTACAAGGATTTCATCGACGAGCTCGTGCCGGTGAGCGGGACCGCGGGCAATCCGCTGGACCCGCTGACCTACCAGGCCATCAACCGCGGTCAGGTGCGTCTGAGCGGCTTCGAACTCAAGGGGAAACTCGTGCTGGGCTCGGCCACGGATCTGCGCTTGGCCTATGGGCAGACCAAAGGCAAGGACACGCGTCTGGGTGCGCCACTCAACAGCGTCAACCCGGCGCGCCTGGTGCTGGGGGTGGACCACCGCCTGGGCGACTGGAAGCTCGGCGCTTCGCTGGCATACACGGCCAAGAAGGCGCGCAGCGACATCAACACCGCGAGCCCGAATATTGCCAATCAGTTCGCACCACCGTCCTACACCACGCTGGACCTGCGCGCGAGCTGGCAGGTCAACCGTTCCACGCGGTTGAGCGCGGCGATCCACAACGTGACCGACCGCAAGTACTGGGAGTGGGGCAACGTCGTCGGCGTGGCCTCGAACTCGCCGGTGCTGGACGCTTACACCGCGCCGGGGCGCGCCATCTCGCTGGCGCTCGTCACCGAGTTCTAG
- a CDS encoding FecCD family ABC transporter permease translates to MSAVPGRLSGPALLCTLGALLAVTLVWAAGQGAYSLPLQDLPAVLRGAVSGRTGSSGAELVFFNIRLPRLVLGLVAGAGLGLAGALMQGLFRNPLADPGLIGVSSGAALAAGCAIVMGNAWFPDLPRALGSWTLVLMAFAGGLSVTVLIYLLSRGEGGTRVGLMLLAGIAVNALAGAGLGLLNFLATDEQLRNLQFWLLGSLGGARWSAVGLVGTITLLAGVVGLRLARPLNTLALGEAQAVLLGVRIERVKQIAIVATALAVGAVTATTGIIGFIGLVAPHMVRLVAGPDHRWVLPGSALLGAVLVLLADAVARTVLQPAELPLGVLTAVVGVPFFLLLLRSAHGRRL, encoded by the coding sequence GTGAGCGCCGTGCCGGGACGCCTCTCGGGGCCGGCCCTGTTGTGCACGCTCGGTGCGTTGCTGGCGGTCACGCTGGTTTGGGCTGCGGGGCAGGGCGCGTACAGCCTGCCCTTGCAGGATCTGCCGGCGGTGTTGCGGGGTGCAGTCTCGGGCCGCACCGGCAGCAGCGGTGCCGAACTCGTGTTCTTCAACATCCGTCTGCCACGCCTGGTGCTGGGACTGGTGGCGGGCGCTGGCCTGGGCCTGGCCGGTGCGCTCATGCAGGGTCTCTTTCGCAACCCGCTGGCCGATCCCGGCCTGATCGGTGTGAGCAGCGGCGCGGCGCTGGCCGCAGGATGCGCCATCGTCATGGGCAATGCCTGGTTCCCGGACCTGCCGCGCGCGTTGGGCAGCTGGACGCTGGTGCTCATGGCCTTTGCCGGGGGACTCTCGGTCACGGTGCTGATCTACCTGCTCTCGCGCGGCGAGGGCGGCACGCGCGTGGGGCTGATGCTGCTGGCGGGCATTGCGGTCAACGCATTGGCCGGTGCCGGTTTGGGTCTGCTCAACTTCCTCGCCACCGACGAGCAGTTGCGCAACCTGCAGTTCTGGCTGCTGGGCAGCCTGGGCGGCGCGCGCTGGAGTGCGGTGGGGCTGGTGGGGACCATCACCTTGCTGGCGGGCGTGGTGGGTTTGCGCCTGGCGCGCCCGCTCAACACGCTCGCGCTGGGCGAAGCGCAGGCCGTGCTGCTCGGTGTGCGGATCGAACGCGTGAAGCAGATCGCCATCGTGGCCACGGCACTGGCTGTGGGAGCGGTCACGGCCACCACCGGCATCATCGGTTTCATCGGCCTCGTCGCGCCGCACATGGTGCGGCTGGTGGCCGGTCCCGATCACCGCTGGGTGCTGCCCGGCTCCGCGCTGCTGGGCGCGGTGCTCGTGTTGCTGGCCGATGCGGTGGCGCGCACCGTCCTGCAACCGGCCGAGTTGCCATTGGGCGTGCTCACGGCGGTCGTGGGCGTGCCCTTTTTCCTGCTGCTGCTGCGAAGCGCGCACGGGAGGCGTCTGTGA
- the rsmA gene encoding 16S rRNA (adenine(1518)-N(6)/adenine(1519)-N(6))-dimethyltransferase RsmA, which translates to MKHIARKRFGQHFLTDDAIIDAIVAAIAPARGDAMVEIGPGLAALTQPLVERLGRLAVIELDRDLAARLRSHGQLDVIESDVLKVDFTALSLRWPAQKLRVVGNLPYNISTPILFHLLGHVDVVRDQHFMLQKEVIDRMVARPATADYSRLSVMLQWRYAMDNVLFVPPESFDPPPRVDSAIVRMLPLAEPPNIDIVRFGAMVQVAFSQRRKILRNTLGRWLDEQGYSGGFDLQRRAEEVPVGEYVGLMQALQA; encoded by the coding sequence ATGAAACACATCGCCCGCAAGCGTTTTGGTCAGCACTTTCTGACCGACGACGCCATCATCGACGCCATCGTGGCCGCCATTGCGCCTGCGCGCGGCGATGCGATGGTCGAAATCGGGCCGGGCTTGGCCGCGCTCACGCAACCCTTGGTCGAGCGCCTGGGGCGGCTGGCCGTGATCGAACTCGACCGGGACCTCGCTGCCCGGTTGCGGTCCCACGGGCAGTTGGATGTGATCGAGTCGGATGTGCTGAAGGTGGATTTCACCGCGTTGTCGCTGCGATGGCCAGCGCAGAAGCTGCGCGTCGTCGGCAACCTGCCCTACAACATTTCCACGCCCATCCTGTTCCATCTGCTCGGCCACGTCGACGTGGTGCGGGATCAGCACTTCATGCTGCAGAAGGAAGTGATCGACCGCATGGTCGCGCGTCCCGCCACGGCCGACTACAGTCGCCTGAGCGTGATGCTGCAATGGCGTTACGCCATGGACAACGTGCTGTTCGTACCGCCGGAGAGCTTCGATCCGCCCCCGCGCGTCGACAGTGCCATCGTGCGGATGTTGCCGCTGGCCGAGCCGCCGAACATCGACATCGTGCGCTTTGGGGCGATGGTGCAGGTGGCCTTCAGCCAGCGCCGCAAGATCCTGCGCAACACCCTGGGCCGCTGGCTCGACGAACAAGGCTACAGCGGCGGATTCGACCTGCAGCGAAGGGCCGAAGAGGTGCCTGTGGGCGAGTACGTCGGCTTGATGCAGGCCCTGCAGGCGTAA
- a CDS encoding (2Fe-2S)-binding protein: MIVCVCHRVSDQTIARCARSGMAFDDLQLELGVATQCGQCESCARALWSECTPQQSVVHLQLHPATTPAQAAAA, translated from the coding sequence ATGATCGTTTGCGTTTGCCATCGCGTCAGTGACCAGACCATCGCACGTTGCGCGCGATCGGGCATGGCCTTTGACGACCTCCAGCTGGAGCTGGGTGTGGCCACGCAATGCGGCCAGTGTGAGTCCTGCGCCCGCGCGCTGTGGTCGGAATGCACACCGCAGCAATCGGTGGTGCACCTGCAGCTGCACCCCGCGACGACGCCGGCCCAGGCAGCGGCCGCCTGA
- a CDS encoding ribonuclease domain-containing protein, giving the protein MDLKQVRTRFKSTRGMASKALAITLIAALGTILVQARTPDAAAAGSNAAVMVEVSGLPVQGQEVLGRIRQGGPFRYDKDGSVFGNRERLLPGEKRGYYREYTVPTPGVRHRGARRIVCGGFKPRVPDTCYYTEDHYSSFRLILQ; this is encoded by the coding sequence ATGGATCTGAAACAGGTCCGGACGCGTTTCAAAAGCACCAGGGGAATGGCCTCCAAGGCCTTGGCGATCACGTTGATCGCCGCACTTGGCACCATACTGGTGCAAGCCCGAACCCCTGATGCCGCAGCCGCCGGATCCAACGCCGCCGTGATGGTGGAAGTTTCAGGTTTGCCGGTGCAGGGCCAGGAAGTGCTCGGCCGGATTCGACAAGGCGGTCCGTTTCGCTACGACAAGGACGGCTCGGTGTTTGGCAATCGCGAACGCCTGTTGCCAGGTGAAAAGCGCGGGTACTACCGGGAATACACGGTGCCCACCCCTGGGGTTCGGCATCGGGGAGCCCGACGGATCGTGTGTGGGGGGTTCAAGCCCCGGGTTCCTGACACGTGTTATTACACCGAAGACCACTACAGCAGCTTTCGGCTGATCCTGCAGTGA
- the bfr gene encoding bacterioferritin, which yields MKGDAKVIGHLQAQLKNELTAINQYFVHYRMLKHWGLDKLAAKEYAESIGEMKHADKLMDRIFTLDGLPNLQDLGKLHIGEDVPEILKSDLGLETGAQATIKDGIAHCESVRDYVSRDLLQAILDDTEEHIDFLETQIDLVGKVGIQNYLQSQMGELS from the coding sequence ATGAAAGGCGACGCCAAAGTCATTGGCCACCTGCAGGCCCAGCTCAAGAACGAGCTCACGGCGATCAACCAGTATTTCGTGCACTACCGCATGCTCAAACACTGGGGCCTGGACAAGCTTGCAGCCAAGGAATACGCAGAATCCATCGGCGAAATGAAGCATGCCGACAAGCTGATGGACCGCATCTTCACACTCGATGGCCTGCCCAATCTGCAGGATCTGGGCAAGCTGCACATCGGCGAAGACGTGCCCGAAATCCTCAAAAGCGACCTCGGCCTGGAAACCGGCGCACAGGCCACCATCAAGGACGGCATTGCCCATTGCGAATCGGTGCGCGACTACGTCTCGCGCGACCTGCTGCAGGCGATCCTGGACGATACGGAAGAACACATCGACTTCCTGGAAACCCAGATCGACCTCGTCGGCAAGGTCGGCATCCAGAACTACCTGCAGAGCCAGATGGGCGAACTCAGCTGA
- a CDS encoding heme/hemin ABC transporter substrate-binding protein, which yields MTLPLPLSRRRALQGLSALAAASSPLGLLAAGAPRLITVGGGITEVVYALGAQQQLVGTDTTSLYPAAALATPKVGYMRQLSAEGLLALRPDALIAGTDAGPPVVLDQLRSAGVRVELIAADHRWDEVRRKVAAVGRAANREAAARDLQARLDARWQVVGARVQAFKGPAPKVLFVLSHSGSPQVSGEQTAADAVIRFMGARNALSGFKGYRPMTAEAMAQAAPDVILTTTQGIEAIGGEAAFWRRPELALTPVYARHSASNALVHLDALELLGFGPRMPDVVERLHDRVVRA from the coding sequence ATGACATTGCCACTTCCCCTCTCTCGGCGGCGCGCGCTGCAGGGGCTCTCGGCCTTGGCCGCGGCTTCCTCGCCGCTGGGCCTCCTGGCGGCCGGAGCGCCGCGCCTGATCACGGTGGGCGGTGGGATCACCGAGGTGGTGTATGCGCTCGGTGCGCAGCAGCAGCTCGTGGGCACCGATACCACCAGCCTTTACCCGGCCGCCGCGCTGGCCACGCCGAAGGTGGGCTACATGCGCCAGCTCTCGGCCGAAGGCCTGCTCGCTTTGCGGCCCGATGCGCTGATCGCCGGCACCGACGCCGGCCCGCCTGTGGTGCTCGACCAGTTGCGCAGTGCCGGCGTGCGCGTGGAACTCATCGCCGCCGACCACCGTTGGGACGAGGTGCGCCGCAAGGTCGCCGCCGTGGGCCGCGCCGCGAACCGCGAAGCCGCTGCGCGCGATTTGCAGGCACGGCTGGACGCGCGTTGGCAGGTGGTGGGTGCGCGCGTGCAGGCGTTCAAGGGGCCGGCGCCGAAGGTGCTGTTCGTGCTCTCGCACAGCGGCAGCCCACAGGTGTCGGGCGAGCAGACGGCCGCCGATGCCGTGATCCGCTTCATGGGTGCGCGCAACGCCCTCAGCGGGTTCAAGGGCTACCGGCCCATGACCGCAGAGGCCATGGCGCAGGCCGCGCCGGATGTGATCCTGACGACCACCCAGGGCATCGAGGCCATCGGCGGCGAGGCCGCGTTCTGGCGGCGCCCCGAGCTGGCGCTCACGCCGGTCTATGCGCGCCACAGCGCATCCAACGCCCTGGTGCACCTGGACGCACTGGAGCTGCTGGGCTTCGGCCCCCGCATGCCCGACGTGGTCGAACGCCTGCACGACCGCGTGGTGAGGGCGTGA
- a CDS encoding hemin-degrading factor, with product MQARDIRTAFQSARAGGLRAKEAAESIDLSEGAAIAAHAGTHEAPLHATPLRGDWLSLLQSLEPCGPLMALTRNETVVHEKTGVYQKLSASGHVGLALGEDIDLRLFFAQWHAGFAVSEASKSQPGMGTPSLQFFDRHGVAVHKIYVREPTDLHAWRAVIEQHTDTTSARAFVERAAPSAAVLPPSPDVNAFGNAWSAMTDTHQFFGLLKQFGLERQHSFRLVEGRFTHRVPTTALRDLLTEAAFDGTPIMVFVGSPGCIQIHTGPVRRIEPMEIHGKAWLNVLDAGFNLHLREDRIAHAWVVEKPTADGVVTSVEAFDDRGEPMAMFFGARKPGQSELPAWRRIVAHLRQMRVEAPA from the coding sequence ATGCAAGCCCGCGATATTCGAACCGCTTTCCAGTCCGCTCGCGCCGGTGGCCTGCGCGCCAAGGAGGCCGCCGAGTCGATCGACCTGAGCGAAGGCGCGGCCATCGCCGCCCATGCCGGTACACACGAAGCACCCTTGCACGCCACGCCTTTGCGCGGTGACTGGCTGAGCCTGCTGCAGTCCCTGGAGCCCTGTGGTCCCTTGATGGCGCTCACGCGCAACGAGACAGTGGTGCACGAGAAAACCGGCGTGTACCAGAAGCTGTCGGCCAGCGGGCACGTGGGCCTGGCGCTGGGCGAAGACATCGACCTGCGGCTCTTCTTTGCGCAGTGGCATGCCGGCTTCGCGGTGAGCGAGGCATCGAAATCGCAACCCGGCATGGGCACGCCGAGTCTGCAGTTCTTCGACCGCCATGGCGTGGCGGTGCACAAGATCTACGTGCGCGAGCCGACCGATTTGCACGCATGGCGCGCCGTGATCGAACAACACACCGACACGACGTCCGCGCGCGCCTTCGTCGAACGCGCCGCGCCGTCCGCTGCGGTGCTGCCGCCTTCGCCGGACGTCAACGCCTTTGGCAACGCCTGGAGTGCGATGACCGACACGCACCAGTTCTTCGGTCTGCTCAAGCAGTTCGGCCTGGAGCGCCAGCACAGCTTTCGGCTGGTCGAGGGCCGCTTCACGCACCGCGTACCCACCACGGCGCTGCGCGACCTGCTGACGGAAGCGGCGTTCGACGGCACGCCCATCATGGTGTTCGTGGGCAGCCCGGGCTGCATCCAGATCCACACCGGCCCCGTGCGGCGCATCGAACCGATGGAGATCCACGGCAAAGCCTGGCTCAACGTGCTCGACGCGGGCTTCAACCTGCACCTGCGCGAAGACCGTATTGCCCATGCATGGGTGGTCGAGAAACCCACCGCCGACGGCGTGGTGACCTCGGTGGAAGCGTTCGACGACCGTGGCGAACCCATGGCGATGTTCTTCGGTGCGCGCAAACCGGGCCAGAGCGAGTTGCCCGCCTGGCGTCGGATCGTCGCGCACCTGCGGCAGATGCGCGTGGAGGCCCCTGCATGA
- a CDS encoding NADP-dependent malic enzyme — protein MSMENTVENKRAELRRAALKYHEFPVPGKVAIAATKQLVNQRDLALAYSPGVAAPCEEIVADPINAFKYTSRGNLVAVITNGTAVLGLGDIGPLAAKPVMEGKGVLFKKFSGIDVFDIEINEKDPDKLVEIIASLEPTFGGINLEDIKAPDCFYVERKLRERMKIPVFHDDQHGTAIVVGAAILNGLKVVGKDPKKVKLVTSGAGAAALACLGLLVKLGIPRENIWVTDLAGVVYEGRTELMDEDKIQFAQKTDHRTLTDVIADADIFLGLSAGGVLKPDMVRKMAARPIILALANPNPEISPEDVKSVRDDAIMATGRTDYPNQVNNVLCFPYIFRGALDAGASTITDEMEVAAVHAIAELAQAEQSEVVAAAYAGEKLAFGPEYLIPKPFDPRLMMKIAPAVAQAAADSGVALRPVADMAAYREKLQSFVFASGTTMKPIFAAAKVAARKRVAYAEGEEERVLRACQIVVDEGLARPTLIGRPAIIAQRIEKFGLRLREELDYDVVNVEQDNRYRDFWQTYHRMTERKGVTQQLAKIEMRRRLTLIGAMLLHKGEVDGLICGTWGTTQHHLKYIDQVIGKRAGGSPSTAQDVQIYACMNGLMLPGRQVFLVDTHVNYDPTPEELCEITVMAAEEMLRFGLQPKVALLSHSNFGSSDEPSAVKMRRTLALLRNQAPWLEVDGEMHGDVALDADARNTLMPNSTLQGGANLLVLPNIDAANISYNLLKTAAGGNIAIGPVLLGADKPVHILTPSATVRRIVNMTALTVADANVSR, from the coding sequence ATGAGCATGGAAAACACCGTCGAGAACAAGCGCGCCGAGCTGCGCCGCGCCGCCCTCAAGTACCACGAGTTCCCCGTTCCCGGCAAAGTGGCCATCGCCGCCACCAAGCAACTCGTCAACCAGCGCGACCTGGCGCTGGCGTATTCACCCGGCGTGGCCGCGCCCTGTGAAGAGATCGTGGCCGACCCGATCAACGCCTTCAAGTACACCAGCCGCGGCAATCTCGTGGCTGTCATCACCAACGGCACCGCCGTGCTCGGCCTGGGCGACATCGGCCCGCTGGCAGCCAAGCCCGTGATGGAAGGCAAGGGCGTGCTGTTCAAGAAGTTCTCGGGCATCGATGTGTTCGACATCGAGATCAACGAGAAGGACCCGGACAAGCTGGTCGAGATCATCGCCTCGCTCGAACCCACGTTCGGCGGCATCAACCTCGAAGACATCAAGGCGCCCGACTGCTTCTACGTGGAGCGCAAGCTGCGCGAGCGCATGAAGATCCCGGTTTTCCACGACGACCAGCACGGCACCGCCATCGTGGTCGGCGCGGCCATCCTCAACGGCCTGAAAGTGGTCGGCAAAGACCCGAAGAAGGTCAAGCTCGTGACCTCGGGCGCCGGCGCCGCAGCATTGGCTTGCCTGGGCCTGTTGGTCAAACTGGGCATTCCGCGCGAAAACATCTGGGTCACCGACCTGGCCGGCGTGGTCTACGAAGGCCGCACCGAGCTGATGGACGAGGACAAAATCCAGTTCGCACAAAAGACCGATCACCGCACGCTCACCGACGTGATCGCGGACGCCGACATCTTCCTGGGCCTCTCGGCCGGTGGTGTGCTCAAGCCCGACATGGTCCGAAAGATGGCGGCCAGACCCATCATCCTCGCCTTGGCCAACCCGAACCCCGAGATATCACCCGAAGACGTGAAGTCGGTGCGTGACGACGCGATCATGGCGACCGGACGCACCGACTACCCGAACCAGGTCAACAACGTCCTGTGCTTTCCGTACATCTTCCGCGGCGCGCTCGATGCCGGTGCCTCGACCATCACCGATGAAATGGAAGTCGCCGCGGTGCATGCCATCGCCGAGCTGGCACAAGCCGAACAAAGCGAAGTGGTGGCCGCAGCCTATGCGGGTGAAAAGCTGGCTTTCGGTCCCGAGTACCTCATTCCCAAACCCTTCGATCCGCGTCTGATGATGAAGATCGCGCCAGCCGTGGCGCAGGCGGCGGCCGACAGCGGCGTTGCATTGCGGCCCGTGGCCGACATGGCCGCCTACCGCGAAAAACTGCAGAGCTTCGTGTTCGCTTCGGGCACCACCATGAAGCCGATCTTCGCCGCCGCGAAGGTGGCGGCGCGCAAGCGCGTGGCGTATGCGGAAGGCGAAGAGGAACGCGTGCTGCGCGCCTGCCAGATCGTGGTCGACGAAGGCCTGGCGCGGCCCACCTTGATCGGTCGCCCAGCCATCATTGCGCAACGCATCGAGAAATTCGGCCTGCGGCTGCGCGAAGAGCTCGACTACGACGTGGTGAACGTCGAACAGGACAACCGCTACCGCGACTTCTGGCAGACCTACCATCGCATGACCGAACGCAAGGGCGTGACGCAGCAACTGGCGAAGATCGAAATGCGCCGCCGCCTCACGCTGATCGGGGCGATGCTGCTGCACAAGGGCGAGGTCGACGGCCTGATCTGCGGCACCTGGGGCACCACCCAGCACCACCTGAAGTACATCGACCAGGTCATCGGCAAGCGCGCCGGCGGAAGCCCCAGCACCGCGCAGGACGTGCAGATCTATGCCTGCATGAACGGCCTGATGCTGCCCGGGCGCCAGGTGTTCCTGGTCGACACCCACGTGAACTACGACCCCACACCCGAAGAACTGTGCGAGATCACCGTCATGGCGGCCGAGGAAATGCTGCGCTTCGGCCTGCAACCGAAGGTGGCCCTTCTGTCGCACTCCAACTTCGGCTCCAGCGACGAACCGAGTGCCGTGAAGATGCGCCGCACGCTGGCGCTGCTGCGCAACCAGGCACCGTGGCTGGAGGTAGACGGCGAAATGCACGGCGATGTGGCGCTGGACGCTGATGCGCGCAATACCCTCATGCCCAACAGCACGCTCCAAGGCGGGGCCAATCTGTTGGTGCTGCCCAACATCGACGCGGCCAACATTTCTTACAACCTGCTCAAGACCGCTGCAGGCGGCAATATCGCCATCGGACCGGTGCTGTTGGGTGCAGACAAGCCGGTGCACATCCTGACCCCCAGCGCCACCGTGCGGCGCATCGTCAATATGACAGCGCTGACCGTGGCCGACGCCAACGTTTCGCGTTGA